ATGCAGCCACGCTACGACGGCCGGGGGCACTCGTCCACAGTGCGGCCCGCCGCTGCGTGCCATCCCGTCCGGGGGTGGCGTCCGACCCGGCGCCTAGACTCGGAGGCGTGACTCCGAACGCTCCCGAATCCGGCACCGGCTGGGGTTCGTGGGCGCCCGCCGACCCCTCGGTGGACGGCGGACCGGGCGACTGGGTGCCGTACCCGGACGAGCCTCCGTACGACCCGTACGACGACATCGCGCCGCCCGAGCCGGCGTTTCCCGCCGCGCCCGCGGCGACCGGCGGGTCGCGCGCCGCTCCGTCCCGTTACGCCACGCCGCTCGAGGCGCTCGAGACCGTCTACGGCTACAGCGCGTTCCGGGGCGACCAGAAGGCGATCGTCGAGCACGTCGTCGCGGGCGGCGACGCGGTCGTCCTGATGCCGACGGGCGGAGGCAAGAGCGTCTGCTACCAGGTGCCCGCGCTCGTGCGCGAGGGCACGGGACTCGTCGTCTCGCCGCTCATCGCGCTCATGCACGACCAGGTCGACGCGCTCGTCGCCAACGGCGTGCGCGCGGCGTATCTCAACTCCACGCAGGCGCCGGATGAGCGGGCGCGCGTCGAGAACGCGTATCTCGCGGGCGAGCTCGACCTGCTGTACGTGGCGCCGGAGCGGCTCAACGGCGAGCAGACGCTGCGCCTCCTCGAGCGCGGCACCCTGAGCGTGATCGCGATCGACGAGGCGCACTGCGTGTCGCAGTGGGGACACGACTTCCGCCCCGACTATCTCGCGCTGGGCGGCCTCGCCGAACGGTTCCCCGGCGTTCCGCGCCTCGCACTGACGGCGACGGCGACGCCCGCCACGCACCGCGAGATCACCGAGCGGCTGCGTCTTCCCGACGCGCGACACTTCGTCGCCAGCTTCGACCGGCCGAACATCCGCTACCGGATCGAGGCGAAGACCGAGCCGCGCGCGCAGCTGCTGTCGTTCATCCGCTCCCAGCCCGAGGGCTCCGCGGGCATCGTGTACGCCCTCAGCCGCAACTCCGTCGAGCAGACGGCCGAGTACCTCGCGCGGCACGGCATCGACGCGATCTCCTATCACGCGGGACTCGACGCGGCCACGCGCGCCAGGCACCAGTCGCGCTTCCTGCGGGAGGACGGCGTCGTGGTCGTGGCGACGATCGCGTTCGGCATGGGCATCGACAAGCCGGACGTCCGGTTCGTCGCGCACATCGACCTGCCGAAGTCGGTCGAGGGCTACTACCAGGAGACGGGCC
The Microbacterium sp. JZ31 genome window above contains:
- the recQ gene encoding DNA helicase RecQ produces the protein MDGGPGDWVPYPDEPPYDPYDDIAPPEPAFPAAPAATGGSRAAPSRYATPLEALETVYGYSAFRGDQKAIVEHVVAGGDAVVLMPTGGGKSVCYQVPALVREGTGLVVSPLIALMHDQVDALVANGVRAAYLNSTQAPDERARVENAYLAGELDLLYVAPERLNGEQTLRLLERGTLSVIAIDEAHCVSQWGHDFRPDYLALGGLAERFPGVPRLALTATATPATHREITERLRLPDARHFVASFDRPNIRYRIEAKTEPRAQLLSFIRSQPEGSAGIVYALSRNSVEQTAEYLARHGIDAISYHAGLDAATRARHQSRFLREDGVVVVATIAFGMGIDKPDVRFVAHIDLPKSVEGYYQETGRAGRDGEPAQAWMAYGLGDVVQQRRLIQQGDGDRAIQQRQGQHLDAMLALCETVGCRRQNLLAYFGQASEPCGNCDTCLTPPDTWDGLVPSQKLLSTVVRLKRERNQAFGAGQLIDILRGASTERIRKLGHESIATYGIGADLSEQDWRSVIRQLFARGLLVAQGEYGTLALSEASGGVLRGETPVPLRRDVIGRVSRGSGGARKASVADQLAPEHRGLFEALRAWRAEQAREQGVPAYIVFGDATLRALAEHRPANLDGLAGIPGIGERKREAYGDAVLAVIAAN